The region ACCAGCAATCAGGTAACGCATGACTTCACACAAGTAGGCGATGTGGTCTTCGGTCTCAAACATGGCTTCATCACGCGCCAACCCCAGCTTGTCCAGCTCGGTGCGCAACCGGGCCAGCGGCTTTTCATTCAGAAAGCCTGTCAGGTAATGAGAGGCATAAAGGTACACCTCGGGTTTGCCGACGCCGCCAAACAATGCATCGAACTCGGCAGCAATCTGTGCATCCGTCATGTGGCGGGCCTGCCCCACCAGCGCGCGCCAGGGCTCCTCCAGAAAGGCTCCCGCGGCGGGTGCATCGGTCACAGCCAGACGTAAGTCAGCTATAAATTCAGAAGCAGGCTGCACATAATAGACATGGGCTAGAAGCCCATAAAGCTCTGAACGTGCAGTTTCTTCATCCAGCGCACTGCTGGTGCTTGGCTCGTGCAAGGGCATCATGATGGAATATCCGTAATTTTGGTTTCGTTGTCAGCAGAGTAAATGTCAATGATGCGGCAGTCACCACACATTTTCAGGCGTTCCAGAGCCGCCCCCTGAAACATGCTGTGACCAGCCAGTTTGCCCAGCATAGCCTCAATGCCCTTGAGTGTGCCAAAGGGTTTGCCACAGCACACACAGACATAGGGCGGCATGTCATTGAGCAGCACAGACTCTTTGCGCTGAGCACTCAGGTTGAGCTGGGGAAGCAAACTCAGGGCTTTTTCAGGGCAGGTTTTGACACACAGGCCGCATTGCACGCAATTTTTCTCGATAAAGCGCAATTGAGGCGCAGCCGTGTTATCCGCCAGCGCACTGGCTGGGCAGGCGTTGACGCAACTCAAACACAGGGTACACGCGTCCTTGTTGATGGCCAAAGCACCCAGAGGTGAACCGCAGGCAGGCAAGACGATACGCTCGCCATCCGTCTTGGGCGCATGCGCTATCAAATGATCCAGCGCCAATTCCAGCGTGGCGCGCTTGTCCGCCTGCACGGCAAAGCTGGCGTGGCGCACAGGAGCTTGGGCTGCCATGGCTTGTAACTGACGATCCAGCTCGGCCAGGTCACGTGCATCACGCACCTGCAGCAACTTGAAGTGCACCCCGGCATAACCCAGACCTGACAGAATCGCCTGAGCCACGGCCATTTGCTCACGCAAGGCAGCCGCGTATTGCTGGGCTTCTTCATCCGTCAACAACACCCAGACATTGGATGCACCATAAGCCACGGCACTCAGCCACAACTCCAGCCCGGTTGATGAGGTGTGCCACAACGGCACCGGTAACACCCGGGCAGGAACACCATGGGTGCCTTCTTTCTGGTTTTTTTCAAGCTGCGCGGCACGCCCCAGGTCGCCCAGTAATTGCGCACCCTGGCCTTGGCTGTGCAACAACAGTGCGGCATCCCTGCCACCGCTGCGCTGATAGGTGGACAGCAGTGTTTTGAAGCGCACCCCCTGATCGCTGGCACGTGGGTAGGCAAAGCTGATGGCACCCGTTGGGCACACGGTGCTGCAAGTGCCACAGCCCACGCATAAATTCGGGTTCACCTTGATTTGTTGCCGATGCTTGTCGCTGCTGATGGCGCTGGCGGAACACACGTCGATGCAAGCCGTACAACCCTCTTTTTCGTTGCGGCTGTGGGCGCAAAGTTTTTGCTTGTAGGCAAAAAATTTGGGTTTTTCAAATTCACCCACCTGATCGCGCCATTGCAACAGGGCTTTGATGTCGCGCCCATCCCAGTGCAGATAACCTTGTGGTTTGGCATGCTGGGTGAAGGCCGGGGTAGCGCGCAAGTCCAGCACCAGATCAAAGCTATCACGCTGACTCTGCGGTGCACGCGTGAAGTCAATGGCTCCGGCCACTTTGCAAACCTTGACGCAGGCACGATTTGCATCACAAAGCTTCAGGTTGATCTGGTAGTCCAGGGCAATCGCGTCCTCAGGGCAAGCGGCCAGACAAGCATTGCAGCGGGTGCACAGATCCAGATCAATCGGGTTGTTTTGTTGCCAGTTCAGCTCAAATGCACCCAGCCAACCCGTGAGGGTTTGAATTTGCCCGCTCAATACCAGGAAACGTCGCACCTGCGCACCACCTGAATCACCTGCACCCTGGCTGAACAGCGTCACGTCAAGCGCATCACCCAGCCACTCAGCAGCACGTTCAGCCGCATCCAGCGGGCCAATGATCAGCGCACGCCCGGCACTCTGGTAAGTCACGGTGGCCACTGGATCTGGAGCAGGCAAATGGGCAGCGGCCAACAAGGCCGCGATTTTGGGGCTGGCCTTGGCCGCATCACGACTCCAGCCGCCGGTTTCGCGGATGTTGACAAATTTGATCGGCACGGTGCTGTTGGCCTCTTCGGCCAGTTCCTGAAACAGGCGAGATTCCTGGGTACAGGCCACCACCAGCTCTTCACCAGAGTCCGTGGCTTTGAGAAATTCAGCAGCTTCGCGGCGACACAGACTCGAATGCAGCGTCAGGGCTTCATTCAGGCTCGCGCTCAAGGCGCGCGGGTCCAGCGGCATGGTCTGGCTGCAGTCGCAAATCAGTGTGGTCATGTAAGGTGTCTTTGATAAGTGGGGCCGTGCGCGTTGACGGTACGGGCCCGGAAGTAAACTCAGCGGGAGTATCTGGCCCATCCGGCGTGGGGGCAGACTGTGCCACACCAGGCTCAGGCAGGCGATCGGCATCCACCCCTTCGGGTTGAGGCCGCACAGCGTTGGGATCCGCTGCAGGTGGATCTTCTTCAAACAAATTCAAAAATTTCGCGCTGGCCATCTGGCGCAGCGTGGCCGTCGACAAGGGACTGGGCTGGCTGTAGTCGTCAATGTAAATGTCCAGTCCGTCCATCACGTTGTAGTGCGGGTCGGCAAAAAGCTTTTTCATGGCGGCATTGCGCACCTCCGGTGCGACATCTCGCATCACAAACGGGGCAAAGCTGGAATCGGCCTTCAGGGCTTTGACATCATCCAATGTGGGCAGTGTTGCCGGAGTGGGCTGCGGGGCTTGGGCTGCGTGACCGTCAGCATGGGCTGAGTGGTTCACCGCCATGGATACGCTGGGCACGTTGACGGGCGGCTCGACGGCTGGCTTGCCCCCCGGCTCCTCCAGCGTTTGGCCAGCCCGCACCGCCTGTTTGCGCTGCGACCAACGGCCTAAAAAACCGTCAGCCATGCGTACTGCCTTGTCCACCACCCTGAGCACCGCCAAATTTTTTCTCAGCGGTAATGGATGCCGGGTTGCCAAAACGATCCGTCAGCGAGCGAAAACTCTCTGGCCGTTTGCGGCGTTTGGGCTCCACGACATGGTGTTCTTGCACAAAAGCGTTCAACCATTCCAGCACAGCAGCCGGGGCAGGCACTTGCTCAACGTTTTCCTGGGCATCCAGCCAACGACCAGCATCGTAGTAACTCAGGCTCACCACTATGGGCCGGGGGATGGGTTCATCAGCTACCGAGGCTTCTTCTTCCATGCGCCACAGCACAAACCAGCTGGGCACATCCGTGGTGGCATTAAGGTAATAACCTTCACCATCATCTTTGAACAATTCCACCTTCAAGCCCCCGTGCAACCAGCGCTGAGTGCTCTCATTTTCATAAAGCAGGCGCGGCTCGGTGCCAAAACCGGACTCATTCATCACCACGTCAGCCAGCTCCCAGCGCCAAGACTGCCAACGCGCGGACGGGCCGGTATTGGCAATACGCTGCATGATCACAGCCACGTCAATCGAGGGTCGTTTGTTCATCATAGGTAAGGCACATCATAGGGCGAGAGACTGTAACGGATCAGCCCGTAGACCAACATGCCTGTTTACTCGAAGGGTATAGCCAGCATGCCAAGAGCTGAGGCCCTGCGCATCCATCAATTCGCAGGGAAAATGGTGCCATGGCTCAGCATGGGCTCCAGTTTCTCGGCGGGCATGGGGCGACCAAAATAATAGCCCTGCATCAAACGACAGCCATGCTGGAGTAAAAAATCACGTTGTTCGGGCTGCTCCACACCTTCGGCAATCACTTCCTTCTTCAGACTATCCGCAATACCCACAATGGCCTGAATGATGGCCGCATCATCCTCGTTGCGGGGCAACTCCCGAACAAAAGACTGGTCAATCTTGATGCGGGTAAATGGCAGTTGTTTCAGATAACCCAGGCTGGAATAACCGGTACCAAAATCATCCACCGAAAGTTTGATTCCCATGGCATGGAGCTTGTGCAACATCTCAATGACCCGATCAATGTCGCGGATAAATGCACTTTCGGTAATTTCCAGCTCCAGCCATTGAGGCTCAAGGCCAGCTTCGGTCATGGCAGACAGCACCTGACCCGAAAAATGGCGTTGACGCAACTGGACGGCGGACAGATTCACCGCCATCACCACCGGAGGATAGCCCTGGTCGATCCATGCCCGGCTTTGTCGACAGGCCTCGCGCAACACCCATTCGCCGATGACATTGATCAAGCTGCTTTCCTCGGCAATCGGGATAAAACGGCTGGGTGGGATTTCACCCAGCTCGGGATGATGCCAGCGGATCAGCGCTTCCAGCCCAATCAGTTTGCCCGTGGCACCATCCACCTGGGGCTGGTAATACAGCTTGAATTCATGCGCCAAAATCGCCCGTCGCAAGTTGTTTTCCAGAACCACCCGCTCCGAAATATGGGCATTCATTTCCGGCGTGAAGAAACGGTAGGCATTCCCCCTGGCCGCCTTGGCCTGGTACATGGCGGTATCGGCATTTTTCAGCAAGGTACTGATATCGGTGCCATCTTGCGGATAGGTACTGATACCAATGCTGACACCAACCTGCAACTCATGCCCATCCACCACAAAAGCTTCATTCAAAGCATCAATCAAGCGCTGGGCAACGATGGCCACCCGTGAAAGGTGTTTGAACCCTTGCATCAAAATCGCAAATTCGTCGCCCCCTTGACGGCTGATGGTGTCACGGTTGTCCAGATGGGCGCGCATACGCTGTGACACTTTTTGCAGCAACTGGTCACCCACTTCGTGACCCAGTGTGTCATTCACAAACTTGAAATGGTCCAGATCAAGGAAAAGCACCGCCACCGGGGCTTGGGTACCCAAGGCATCAGCCAGCGCCAGCGCCATGCGGTTGCCCAATAAAGCCCGGTTCGGCAGATCGGTCAGAATGTCATGTTCGGCCAGGTAACGAATACGCTCCTGATCCACATGCAACTGGGTGATGTCACGTGCCACGCCAGCTACACCCGCAAGTTGCCCCTTTTCATCCAGCACCGGGGTGGAGATGTACTCAAAATGACGCAAGCCGCCGCCAGCGACTTCCTGGGTTGCCTCACGGCGTTGCTGCACCCGGGTCGCCAAGGCTTTGGCATCCTGTTGCAAGAATGCCTGCGCCGTGGACTCCGGCCAGATGTCTGTCACAGTTTTGCCAAAGATATGTTGCTCATCACGTCCACTGAGTTGCCGATAGGCCTCGTTAACGGCAATCATGCGTTGATCCCGGTCAGTCAGCCAGGCGGGGTCCGGCAAACTGTTCAGCAAGGCCAGGGTTCGGCGCATGGTGGTTTCGTAGGCCTCGGTCATGCCTTTGGCCAGACGACGCGCCTCGTTGTAGGTTCGTAACCAAACGATGATCCAACCCGCCAGAACCACGGCCAGTACCAATGTACTGGCCGCACCCCACATCACGTTGCGATGCCAACTGGCCAGGTAGTCACTGGTGGTATGCCCCACCAGGACATACAGCGGAAAATCCCCGACTTGACGCACAGCGTACAAGCGCTCGACACCATCCAGCGCGGAAATGGCGGTGTAAACCCCTTGTCGTTGCCCCGTTTTCATCAGTTCACGCAAATTGGGACTGTTGATCGGCTTGCCCAGCTGATCTGGTGCCTGCGGGTAACGCGCCACCAAACGCAACTGGTTGTCCATCAGCGCCACGCTGTGTGCCGAACCCAGATGCAGGCTGGCATAAAAGTCCTGGAAAAAATCGGCGCGCACGGCGGCCTGAACAAGGCCCGCAAATTCTCCCTGTGGGTCATTAATGCGTCGACTTAAAGTGATGACCCAGTTTTGGGTGATGCGAGCCAACAAGGGCTCGGAAATGATCAACCTGGCATTGCGGTCAGCCTTGTTGCGTAAGAAATAGTCACGATCCGCAATGGTGGCCGAGGAAATTTTGCCGGAAGAATCGTAAATAAAGCGTCCGTTTTTGTCTGCAACGCGCAAACTCTGCGACTCGATGATCAAACCCAGATACTGCGACAACGCCCGATTGATGGCCACAGCATCCATGGACTCGCCCGCAAAGGCCTCATTCAGCCTGAGTTGGCTGGCCATGAGCACCGTGTCTATTTTTTCAATGGAACTCCTGCCGTGCTCTTCCAGCACTTTGGCAAAATTTTCCTGGCTGCGGCGAACAAATTCAAGCTCGCGGTCATAAGACTGTTTGAGGGTGAGCAAGCCCAGGCCCACATACGTACTCAGTGCGGCGATGCCAAAAAAAATAACGATGATCCGGCGCCAAGACTCTGAACCCTCGGAAAAGCGACTGAATGGTCTGGGCAATGCAATTTTCATGAAACTGGCTGAGAAGAATCCAGGCATTTTGCATCACAAAATGCCCTTTGGATAAGTGCTTTATTCCATTGATTAATCTCAGAACCCATGGTGATCACATGACCTCCAAACGTACTGCGCAGTATTTGAATTCAGGGATTTTTCCCACCGGATCAAGCACCGGGTTGGTCAGCAAATTGGCGGCGGCTTCGCGGTAGGCAAAGGGTAGGAACACGGCCCCGTCGGGCATGCCATCGTCTTGCCGCAGGGTCACCTGCACCGCGCCGCGACGGCTGCGCAGGCTGACCTGTGCGCCGGTCGTCAGCCCCAGGCGCGACAATTCACGGGTGTTGAGGCTGGCGGTGGCGGTGGGCTCCAGCGCATCAAGCACGCTGGCGCGGCGCGTCATGCTACCGGTGTGCCAGTGCTCCAGTTGCCGCCCGGTGATCAGCACCAGCGGGTAGTCGGCATCGGGTTGCTCGTGGGCGGCGATCAGGGTGGTGGGCACCAGCTGAGCCCGGCCATTGGGGGTGGGAAAGCGCTGGGTAAACACCATCGGCTGGCCCGCATCCTGCGCACTCACGCAGGGGTAAGTGACGCTGCCAATCTGCAGGCGTTGCCATGAAATACCGCCAATGGCCGCCGCCATGGTCTGGCGCATTTCTTCGTACACCTCGGCCACACCGTGGTCGGCCCCGGTGTAATGCCAGTTCAGCCCCATGCGCTGGGCCAGTTGCTGGATGATCCACAGGTCGGCGCGGGCATCACCCGGCGGCTCCACCGCCTGGCGACCAAGCTGCACCATGCGGTCGGTGTTGCTGACGGTGCCGGTTTTCTCAGGCCAGGCGCTGGCGGGCAGCACCACATCGGCAGCCCAAGCGGTTTCGGTCATGAAGATGTCTTGCACCACCAGGTGCTTGAGAGAGGCCAGCGCGTGGCGGGCGTGGTTCAGGTCGGGGTCACTCATGGCCGGGTTCTCGCCCATGATGAGCATACCGTGCACCTTGTGTGGGTCGCTGTCCGGGGCCAAGGCCTTGTGCATGATTTCGACCACGGTGTAGCCGGGCGTGGCATCCAGCGGCGTGCCCCAGAAGGCCTCAAACCAAGCGTGCACCTCAGATTTGTCCACACGCTGGTAGTTAGGGAACATCATCGGGATCAGACCGGCATCGCTGGCCCCTTGCACGTTGTTTTGCCCGCGCAAAGGGTGCAGGCCGGAGCCGGGTTTGCCGATCTGCCCGCACACCATACACAGGGCAATCAAAGCGCGCACGTTGTCGGTGCCGTGGGTGTGCTGGCTGACCCCCATGCCCCAGAAAATCATGGCCGATTTGGCCTTGGCATAAGCGCGCGCCACCTCACGGATGGTGGCCGCGGCAATGCCACACAACGGGGCCATGGCCTCGGGGCTGAAGCTGGCCACCCCGTC is a window of Rhodoferax lithotrophicus DNA encoding:
- a CDS encoding TorD/DmsD family molecular chaperone, producing the protein MMPLHEPSTSSALDEETARSELYGLLAHVYYVQPASEFIADLRLAVTDAPAAGAFLEEPWRALVGQARHMTDAQIAAEFDALFGGVGKPEVYLYASHYLTGFLNEKPLARLRTELDKLGLARDEAMFETEDHIAYLCEVMRYLIAGDDVNVANLTQQQAFFATHIQPWINQLCDALAQHPKARFYAAVAELTRAFMSVETQGFDMLT
- a CDS encoding 4Fe-4S binding protein produces the protein MTTLICDCSQTMPLDPRALSASLNEALTLHSSLCRREAAEFLKATDSGEELVVACTQESRLFQELAEEANSTVPIKFVNIRETGGWSRDAAKASPKIAALLAAAHLPAPDPVATVTYQSAGRALIIGPLDAAERAAEWLGDALDVTLFSQGAGDSGGAQVRRFLVLSGQIQTLTGWLGAFELNWQQNNPIDLDLCTRCNACLAACPEDAIALDYQINLKLCDANRACVKVCKVAGAIDFTRAPQSQRDSFDLVLDLRATPAFTQHAKPQGYLHWDGRDIKALLQWRDQVGEFEKPKFFAYKQKLCAHSRNEKEGCTACIDVCSASAISSDKHRQQIKVNPNLCVGCGTCSTVCPTGAISFAYPRASDQGVRFKTLLSTYQRSGGRDAALLLHSQGQGAQLLGDLGRAAQLEKNQKEGTHGVPARVLPVPLWHTSSTGLELWLSAVAYGASNVWVLLTDEEAQQYAAALREQMAVAQAILSGLGYAGVHFKLLQVRDARDLAELDRQLQAMAAQAPVRHASFAVQADKRATLELALDHLIAHAPKTDGERIVLPACGSPLGALAINKDACTLCLSCVNACPASALADNTAAPQLRFIEKNCVQCGLCVKTCPEKALSLLPQLNLSAQRKESVLLNDMPPYVCVCCGKPFGTLKGIEAMLGKLAGHSMFQGAALERLKMCGDCRIIDIYSADNETKITDIPS
- a CDS encoding DUF3306 domain-containing protein, with protein sequence MLRVVDKAVRMADGFLGRWSQRKQAVRAGQTLEEPGGKPAVEPPVNVPSVSMAVNHSAHADGHAAQAPQPTPATLPTLDDVKALKADSSFAPFVMRDVAPEVRNAAMKKLFADPHYNVMDGLDIYIDDYSQPSPLSTATLRQMASAKFLNLFEEDPPAADPNAVRPQPEGVDADRLPEPGVAQSAPTPDGPDTPAEFTSGPVPSTRTAPLIKDTLHDHTDLRLQPDHAAGPARLEREPE
- a CDS encoding DUF3305 domain-containing protein gives rise to the protein MMNKRPSIDVAVIMQRIANTGPSARWQSWRWELADVVMNESGFGTEPRLLYENESTQRWLHGGLKVELFKDDGEGYYLNATTDVPSWFVLWRMEEEASVADEPIPRPIVVSLSYYDAGRWLDAQENVEQVPAPAAVLEWLNAFVQEHHVVEPKRRKRPESFRSLTDRFGNPASITAEKKFGGAQGGGQGSTHG
- a CDS encoding bifunctional diguanylate cyclase/phosphodiesterase; the encoded protein is MKIALPRPFSRFSEGSESWRRIIVIFFGIAALSTYVGLGLLTLKQSYDRELEFVRRSQENFAKVLEEHGRSSIEKIDTVLMASQLRLNEAFAGESMDAVAINRALSQYLGLIIESQSLRVADKNGRFIYDSSGKISSATIADRDYFLRNKADRNARLIISEPLLARITQNWVITLSRRINDPQGEFAGLVQAAVRADFFQDFYASLHLGSAHSVALMDNQLRLVARYPQAPDQLGKPINSPNLRELMKTGQRQGVYTAISALDGVERLYAVRQVGDFPLYVLVGHTTSDYLASWHRNVMWGAASTLVLAVVLAGWIIVWLRTYNEARRLAKGMTEAYETTMRRTLALLNSLPDPAWLTDRDQRMIAVNEAYRQLSGRDEQHIFGKTVTDIWPESTAQAFLQQDAKALATRVQQRREATQEVAGGGLRHFEYISTPVLDEKGQLAGVAGVARDITQLHVDQERIRYLAEHDILTDLPNRALLGNRMALALADALGTQAPVAVLFLDLDHFKFVNDTLGHEVGDQLLQKVSQRMRAHLDNRDTISRQGGDEFAILMQGFKHLSRVAIVAQRLIDALNEAFVVDGHELQVGVSIGISTYPQDGTDISTLLKNADTAMYQAKAARGNAYRFFTPEMNAHISERVVLENNLRRAILAHEFKLYYQPQVDGATGKLIGLEALIRWHHPELGEIPPSRFIPIAEESSLINVIGEWVLREACRQSRAWIDQGYPPVVMAVNLSAVQLRQRHFSGQVLSAMTEAGLEPQWLELEITESAFIRDIDRVIEMLHKLHAMGIKLSVDDFGTGYSSLGYLKQLPFTRIKIDQSFVRELPRNEDDAAIIQAIVGIADSLKKEVIAEGVEQPEQRDFLLQHGCRLMQGYYFGRPMPAEKLEPMLSHGTIFPAN